In a genomic window of Pseudomonas oryzihabitans:
- the hldE gene encoding bifunctional D-glycero-beta-D-manno-heptose-7-phosphate kinase/D-glycero-beta-D-manno-heptose 1-phosphate adenylyltransferase HldE → MKLTMPRFDLAPVLVVGDVMLDRYWHGTTSRISPEAPVPVVRVDQHEDRPGGAANVALNIAALGAPAYLVGVTGQDEAADALTDSLRAAHVQVRFQRIAQQPTIVKLRIMSRHQQLIRVDFEEPFDTDAQALASDTAAMLAGVKVLVLSDYGKGALKNHQALIQLAKARNIPVLADPKGKDFSIYRGASLITPNLSEFEAIVGVCADDAELVAKGNELMARLDLGALLVTRGEHGMTLLRPGQAALHLPARAREVFDVTGAGDTVISTLAAALAAGEELPQAVALANLAAGIVVGKLGTAAISAPELRRAVQRSEGSERGVLTLEQLQLAIEDARAHGEKIVFTNGCFDILHAGHVTYLEQARAQGDRLIVAVNDDASVTRLKGPGRPINSVDRRMAVLAGLGAVDWVIPFSENTPERLLEQVRPDVLVKGGDYKSVEEVVGAQIVQGYGGEVRILGLVENSSTTAIVERIRNRT, encoded by the coding sequence ATGAAGCTGACCATGCCTCGCTTCGATCTCGCGCCGGTCCTGGTGGTCGGCGACGTGATGCTCGACCGCTACTGGCACGGCACCACCTCGCGGATCTCCCCCGAGGCGCCGGTACCCGTGGTGCGGGTCGACCAGCACGAGGATCGTCCCGGTGGCGCGGCCAACGTCGCCCTCAACATCGCCGCCCTCGGCGCGCCGGCCTATCTGGTCGGCGTAACTGGCCAGGACGAAGCCGCCGATGCCCTGACCGACAGTCTGAGAGCCGCCCATGTGCAGGTGCGCTTCCAGCGCATCGCCCAGCAGCCGACCATCGTCAAGCTGCGCATCATGAGTCGTCACCAGCAACTGATCCGCGTCGACTTCGAGGAACCCTTCGACACCGACGCCCAGGCGCTGGCCTCGGACACTGCGGCCATGCTGGCCGGGGTCAAGGTGCTGGTGCTCTCGGACTACGGCAAGGGCGCACTGAAGAATCACCAGGCGCTGATCCAGTTGGCCAAGGCGCGCAACATCCCGGTGCTGGCCGATCCCAAGGGCAAGGATTTCTCCATCTACCGGGGCGCCAGCCTGATCACCCCGAACCTGTCCGAATTCGAAGCCATCGTCGGCGTCTGCGCCGACGACGCCGAGCTGGTGGCCAAGGGCAACGAGTTGATGGCGCGGCTGGACCTGGGCGCCCTGCTGGTGACCCGTGGCGAGCACGGCATGACCCTGCTGCGCCCCGGCCAGGCTGCCTTGCACCTGCCGGCCCGCGCCCGCGAGGTGTTCGACGTCACCGGCGCCGGCGATACCGTGATTTCCACCCTGGCCGCCGCCCTGGCGGCCGGCGAGGAATTGCCCCAGGCCGTGGCCCTGGCCAATCTGGCCGCCGGTATCGTGGTCGGCAAGCTGGGTACCGCCGCCATCAGCGCCCCCGAGTTGCGCCGCGCGGTGCAACGCTCGGAAGGCTCCGAACGCGGTGTCCTGACCCTGGAGCAGCTGCAACTGGCCATCGAAGACGCCCGCGCCCATGGCGAGAAGATCGTCTTCACCAACGGTTGCTTTGACATCCTCCACGCCGGCCACGTGACCTACCTGGAGCAGGCGCGCGCCCAGGGTGATCGCCTGATCGTGGCGGTCAATGACGACGCCTCGGTCACCCGCCTCAAGGGCCCGGGTCGGCCGATCAACAGCGTCGACCGGCGCATGGCGGTGTTGGCCGGTCTTGGCGCGGTGGACTGGGTCATCCCCTTCAGCGAGAACACCCCCGAGCGGCTGCTGGAGCAGGTCCGCCCGGATGTGCTGGTCAAGGGTGGTGACTACAAGAGCGTCGAAGAGGTGGTCGGCGCCCAGATCGTGCAGGGCTACGGCGGCGAGGTGCGCATCCTCGGCCTGGTGGAGAACAGCTCCACCACCGCCATCGTCGAGCGGATCCGCAACCGTACCTGA
- a CDS encoding helicase HerA-like domain-containing protein yields the protein MPSTPHLILGTRTDGQPLGHPLKLANRHGLIAGATGTGKTVTLQRLAEAFSDAGVAVFAADIKGDLCGLGAAGAPQGKLAERIAAQGLPHQPQAYPVTLWDVDGRSGHPLRTTLSEMGPLLLGNLLELTDSQQAALHAAFKLADREGLLLLDLKDLKAVLNHLREHPEALGEDRALFTGASAQALLRRLATLEQQGAEAFFGEPALQLEDVLRPEPDGRGRIHLLDASRLVHEAPKVYATFLIWLLAELFEQLPERGDADKPVLALFFDEAHLLFGDTPKALRDRLEQVVRLIRSKGVGVYFVTQSPADLPDDILAQLGLRIQHGLRAFTAKEQKALRAVADGFRPNPAFDSLQVLTELGIGEALVGSLEDKGTPAMVERVAIAPPQSRVGPLSEAERQALIRQSPQAGRYDRAVDRESAYEILHDRQAERVPQEAPAPAKSKEGGALSDLVGELAGQALKSAARQAANQLGRQLVRGLLGSLLGGKRR from the coding sequence ATGCCCTCGACGCCCCACCTGATCCTTGGTACCCGCACCGACGGTCAACCCCTCGGTCATCCCCTGAAACTGGCCAATCGGCACGGACTCATCGCCGGGGCCACGGGCACCGGCAAGACCGTCACCCTGCAACGGCTGGCCGAAGCCTTCAGCGATGCCGGGGTCGCGGTCTTCGCCGCTGATATCAAGGGCGACCTCTGCGGCCTGGGTGCTGCCGGTGCTCCCCAGGGCAAGCTGGCCGAGCGTATCGCCGCCCAGGGCCTGCCGCACCAGCCCCAGGCCTATCCGGTCACCCTCTGGGACGTCGACGGCCGGAGCGGCCATCCACTGCGGACCACCCTGAGCGAAATGGGTCCCTTGTTGCTGGGCAATCTGCTGGAGCTGACCGACAGCCAGCAAGCCGCCTTGCACGCCGCCTTCAAGCTGGCCGACCGCGAAGGCCTGCTGCTGCTCGACCTCAAGGATCTCAAGGCCGTCCTCAATCACCTGCGCGAGCACCCCGAAGCCCTCGGCGAAGACCGCGCCCTGTTCACCGGTGCCTCGGCCCAGGCACTGCTGCGGCGCCTGGCGACCCTGGAGCAGCAGGGCGCCGAGGCCTTCTTCGGTGAGCCGGCCTTGCAACTGGAAGACGTGCTGCGCCCCGAGCCGGATGGTCGCGGCCGTATTCATCTGCTCGACGCCAGCCGCCTGGTGCACGAGGCGCCCAAGGTCTATGCCACCTTTCTGATCTGGCTGCTGGCCGAACTCTTCGAGCAATTGCCCGAGCGGGGCGATGCCGACAAGCCGGTGCTGGCGCTGTTCTTCGACGAGGCCCATCTACTCTTCGGCGATACGCCCAAGGCATTGCGTGATCGCCTGGAGCAGGTGGTACGGCTGATCCGCTCCAAGGGCGTCGGCGTCTATTTCGTCACCCAGTCGCCCGCCGATCTACCGGACGACATCCTCGCCCAGCTGGGCCTGCGCATCCAGCACGGCTTGCGTGCCTTCACCGCCAAGGAGCAGAAGGCCTTACGCGCGGTGGCCGACGGCTTCCGCCCCAATCCGGCCTTCGACAGCCTGCAGGTGTTGACCGAGCTGGGCATTGGCGAAGCCCTGGTGGGCAGCCTTGAAGACAAGGGCACCCCGGCCATGGTCGAGCGCGTGGCCATAGCGCCACCGCAGTCGCGGGTCGGTCCGCTGAGCGAGGCCGAGCGCCAGGCCTTGATCCGTCAATCACCCCAGGCGGGGCGCTACGACCGGGCGGTGGATCGCGAGTCGGCCTACGAGATCCTGCATGACCGCCAGGCTGAACGGGTACCGCAAGAAGCTCCCGCGCCAGCGAAGTCGAAGGAGGGCGGGGCGCTCAGCGATCTGGTGGGTGAACTGGCCGGGCAGGCGCTTAAAAGTGCTGCACGCCAGGCAGCCAATCAATTGGGTCGGCAACTGGTACGGGGCCTGTTGGGTTCGCTCCTCGGTGGCAAGCGCCGCTAG
- a CDS encoding OmpA family protein, with amino-acid sequence MRKHILIPAVSLLSLALAACSTPPNPNLEKAKADYSALESQPQAAQLAALETKDAGTWLQKTEKAYKDGENEKTVDQLAYLTNQRIQTAMQTIKLRMTEAQMQNVDAERTQARLDARTAQLKQLQDALQAKQTDRGTMVTFGNVLFDFNKAELKPQGYANVQKLADYLKQNPERKVIVEGYTDNVGGDAYNLQLSERRAQAIQTALISAGVDPSRIQTRGYGKNFPVASNSNASDRALNRRVEVTISNDANPVAPRM; translated from the coding sequence ATGCGTAAACACATTCTGATCCCTGCCGTGTCGCTGCTCAGCCTGGCCCTGGCCGCGTGCTCCACGCCGCCCAACCCCAACCTGGAAAAGGCCAAGGCCGACTACTCCGCCCTGGAATCCCAGCCCCAGGCCGCCCAACTGGCCGCCCTGGAAACCAAAGACGCCGGCACCTGGCTGCAAAAGACCGAGAAGGCCTACAAGGACGGTGAAAACGAGAAGACCGTCGACCAGTTGGCCTACCTGACCAATCAGCGCATCCAGACGGCCATGCAGACCATCAAGCTGCGCATGACCGAAGCCCAGATGCAGAACGTCGACGCCGAGCGCACCCAGGCCCGTCTGGATGCCCGTACCGCCCAGCTCAAGCAACTGCAGGACGCCCTGCAGGCCAAGCAGACCGACCGCGGCACCATGGTGACCTTCGGCAACGTGCTGTTCGATTTCAACAAGGCCGAACTCAAGCCCCAGGGCTATGCCAATGTGCAGAAGCTGGCTGATTACCTGAAGCAGAATCCCGAGCGCAAGGTGATCGTCGAGGGCTATACCGACAACGTCGGCGGCGATGCCTACAACCTGCAACTGTCCGAGCGCCGCGCCCAGGCCATCCAGACCGCGCTGATCAGCGCCGGCGTGGACCCGAGCCGCATCCAGACCCGCGGCTACGGCAAGAACTTCCCGGTGGCCAGCAACAGCAACGCCTCCGACCGCGCCCTGAATCGTCGCGTGGAAGTAACCATCTCCAACGACGCCAACCCGGTCGCCCCGCGCATGTAA
- a CDS encoding DUF4398 domain-containing protein: MKSATAQTSFSKACTLKLAALALGSSLLLAGCAGNPPTAQMAVTQSAVNEAVSSGGNQYAPIETKSAQDKWTQAQTALSNEKYAEAKQLAEQAEWDARLATRKTQAAKAEAALKDAQNSIQQIREEGQINLQLQQNLQKKVQQ, encoded by the coding sequence ATGAAGAGTGCAACTGCCCAAACGTCCTTTTCCAAAGCCTGCACCCTGAAACTTGCAGCCCTTGCCCTGGGCAGCTCATTGTTGCTGGCCGGCTGCGCCGGCAATCCGCCGACCGCGCAGATGGCCGTGACCCAGTCCGCCGTCAACGAGGCGGTCAGCTCCGGTGGCAACCAGTACGCCCCCATCGAGACCAAGTCGGCCCAGGACAAGTGGACCCAGGCCCAGACGGCGCTCTCCAACGAGAAGTACGCCGAAGCCAAGCAACTGGCCGAGCAGGCCGAATGGGATGCTCGCCTGGCTACCCGTAAGACCCAGGCCGCCAAGGCCGAAGCCGCACTCAAGGATGCCCAGAACAGCATCCAGCAAATCCGTGAGGAAGGTCAGATCAACCTGCAGCTCCAGCAGAACCTGCAGAAGAAGGTCCAGCAGTAA
- a CDS encoding pilin assembly protein: MKIRELAHQWEQQATTPSTTRTYTLNLELETAARLEALRELYPQRTPEALLSELLAAAFEELEASFPYVQGSEVVATDELGDPLYADAGATPRFLELARKHLHRLQAEDGV, from the coding sequence ATGAAGATTCGTGAACTCGCCCACCAATGGGAACAGCAGGCCACCACGCCGAGCACCACCCGGACCTACACCCTCAACCTGGAATTGGAAACCGCGGCTCGGCTCGAAGCCTTGCGCGAACTCTATCCACAGCGCACCCCGGAAGCCCTGTTGAGCGAATTGCTGGCGGCGGCCTTCGAGGAACTGGAGGCGAGCTTTCCCTATGTGCAGGGCAGCGAAGTGGTGGCCACCGACGAACTGGGCGATCCGCTGTATGCCGACGCGGGCGCCACGCCGCGCTTTCTCGAATTGGCGCGCAAACACCTGCATCGGCTGCAGGCGGAGGACGGCGTCTAG
- the ppc gene encoding phosphoenolpyruvate carboxylase, whose protein sequence is MVEIDVRLREQVRLLGDLLGQTIADQHGAAFLDKIERIRKGAKAARGGSAEGARQLGDTLDTLAEDELLPVARAFSHFLNLANIAEEYHRVRRRGEDEAPPFEEQVLPELLKRLGAAGHAGEALVARVAALDIDLVLTAHPTEVSRRTLIQKYDEISTQLAALDHRDLTTAEVAAIEARLRRLIAEAWHTEEIRRQRPTPVDEAKWGFAVIENSLWQAVPNVLRSLDACLQQQTGQRLPLSAAPLRFSSWMGGDRDGNPNVTATVTREVLLLARWMAADLYLRDVDRLAAELSMQAASPALREQAGDHPEPYRKVLKVLRERLQITRSWAAHAITDPHAGARHVLSDNAELIASLQLCYDSLQHCGLSVIAEGSLLDTLRRARTFGLYLVRLDIRQDAARHAAAMADICRYLDLGDYAAWSEAQRLEFLRGELASRRPLLPQDAELAADTQEVLATCRVIAESPPAALGSYVISMAGAASDVLAVQLLLRECGVRHPMRVVPLFETLDDLDNAGTAIESLLDLPDYRERLAGPQEVMIGYSDSAKDAGTLAAAWAQYRAQEALVEICANRGVELLLFHGRGGTVGRGGGPAHAAILSQPPGSVAGRFRTTEQGEMIRFKFGQPAIAEQNLALYLGAVLEATLLPPPAPEPAWREQMDRLARDSLQSYRGVVREDPHFVTYFRQATPEQELGRLPLGSRPAKRREGGVESLRAIPWIFAWTQTRLMLPAWLGWEAALEQAERRGESPLLREMRERWPFFQTRIDMLEMVLAKAEAELARLYDERLVEAELQVLGSQLRERLRQAGIAVLRLTGQGELLEHNPETLVFIAVRNTYLDPLHLLQIELLARARAAGESQPAALDLALLVSVAGIAAGLRNTG, encoded by the coding sequence ATGGTGGAAATCGACGTTCGTCTGCGCGAACAGGTACGTTTGCTAGGTGATCTCCTGGGGCAGACCATCGCCGACCAGCACGGCGCAGCCTTTCTCGACAAGATCGAGCGGATCCGCAAGGGGGCCAAGGCCGCCCGCGGCGGCTCCGCCGAGGGTGCCCGGCAACTGGGCGACACCCTCGATACCCTGGCCGAAGACGAGTTGCTGCCGGTGGCCCGGGCCTTCAGCCATTTTCTCAACCTGGCCAACATCGCCGAGGAATACCACCGTGTCCGCCGCCGCGGCGAAGACGAGGCGCCGCCTTTCGAGGAGCAAGTCCTGCCCGAGTTGCTCAAGCGGCTAGGCGCGGCCGGACATGCCGGCGAGGCGCTGGTCGCGCGGGTGGCGGCGCTGGATATCGACTTGGTGCTGACCGCCCACCCCACCGAGGTCTCGCGGCGCACCCTGATCCAGAAATACGACGAGATCAGCACCCAGCTCGCCGCGCTCGACCATCGCGACCTGACCACCGCCGAGGTGGCGGCCATCGAGGCGCGGCTGCGACGGCTGATCGCCGAGGCCTGGCACACCGAGGAAATCCGCCGCCAGCGCCCGACGCCGGTGGACGAAGCCAAGTGGGGCTTCGCGGTGATCGAGAATTCGCTCTGGCAGGCGGTACCCAATGTCCTGCGCAGCCTGGATGCCTGCCTGCAGCAGCAAACCGGTCAGCGCCTGCCACTGAGCGCCGCGCCGCTGCGCTTCTCTTCCTGGATGGGTGGCGACCGCGACGGCAATCCCAACGTCACTGCCACCGTGACCCGCGAGGTGCTGCTGTTGGCGCGCTGGATGGCGGCGGATCTTTATTTGCGTGACGTCGACCGGCTGGCCGCGGAGTTGTCCATGCAGGCGGCGAGTCCGGCCTTGCGCGAGCAGGCCGGTGACCACCCCGAACCCTATCGCAAGGTGCTCAAGGTGCTGCGCGAGCGCCTGCAGATCACCCGCAGCTGGGCCGCCCATGCCATCACCGATCCCCATGCCGGGGCCCGCCACGTCTTGAGCGACAACGCCGAACTGATCGCCTCGCTGCAGCTGTGCTACGACTCGCTGCAGCACTGTGGCCTCAGCGTCATCGCCGAAGGCTCCCTGCTCGATACCCTGCGGCGGGCACGGACCTTCGGGCTCTATCTGGTCCGCCTGGACATCCGCCAGGACGCCGCGCGCCATGCCGCGGCTATGGCCGATATCTGCCGCTACCTCGACCTGGGCGACTACGCCGCCTGGAGCGAGGCGCAGCGCCTGGAGTTCCTGCGCGGCGAGCTGGCCAGTCGGCGTCCCCTGTTGCCCCAGGATGCCGAGCTCGCCGCCGACACCCAGGAAGTGCTCGCCACCTGTCGCGTCATCGCCGAGTCGCCACCCGCGGCGCTGGGTTCCTACGTCATCTCCATGGCCGGCGCGGCCTCCGATGTCCTCGCCGTGCAACTGTTGCTGCGCGAGTGCGGAGTGCGCCACCCGATGCGCGTCGTGCCGCTGTTCGAGACCCTCGACGACCTGGACAATGCCGGGACGGCCATCGAAAGCCTGCTGGACCTGCCCGACTACCGCGAACGCCTGGCCGGTCCCCAGGAGGTCATGATCGGCTACTCGGATTCGGCCAAGGATGCCGGTACCCTGGCCGCCGCCTGGGCCCAGTACCGCGCTCAGGAGGCCCTGGTAGAGATCTGCGCCAACCGTGGCGTGGAGCTGCTGTTGTTCCACGGCCGCGGCGGTACCGTGGGCCGCGGCGGTGGTCCGGCCCATGCCGCCATTCTGTCGCAGCCGCCGGGTTCGGTGGCCGGACGCTTCCGCACCACCGAGCAGGGCGAGATGATCCGCTTCAAGTTCGGCCAACCGGCCATCGCCGAGCAGAATCTGGCGCTGTACCTGGGCGCCGTGTTGGAAGCCACCTTGCTGCCGCCGCCGGCGCCCGAACCGGCCTGGCGCGAACAGATGGATCGCCTCGCCCGCGACAGTCTCCAGTCCTACCGTGGCGTGGTCCGCGAGGACCCGCATTTCGTCACCTATTTCCGCCAGGCCACCCCCGAGCAGGAGCTGGGTCGCCTGCCCCTGGGCAGCCGTCCGGCGAAGCGCCGCGAAGGTGGCGTGGAAAGCCTCAGGGCCATTCCCTGGATCTTCGCCTGGACCCAGACCCGGCTGATGCTGCCCGCCTGGCTCGGTTGGGAAGCGGCGCTGGAGCAGGCGGAGCGACGTGGCGAGTCGCCCCTGCTGCGCGAGATGCGCGAGCGCTGGCCGTTCTTCCAGACCCGCATCGACATGCTGGAAATGGTGCTGGCCAAGGCCGAAGCCGAATTGGCGCGACTCTATGACGAGCGTCTGGTGGAGGCCGAGCTGCAGGTGCTCGGCAGCCAGTTGCGCGAGCGCCTGCGCCAGGCTGGGATAGCGGTACTGCGCTTGACGGGGCAGGGCGAACTGCTCGAACACAACCCGGAAACCCTGGTATTCATCGCCGTGCGCAACACCTACCTCGATCCGCTGCATCTGCTGCAGATCGAACTGCTGGCCCGCGCGCGGGCGGCGGGGGAAAGCCAGCCGGCGGCACTGGACCTGGCGCTGCTGGTGAGCGTGGCCGGGATCGCCGCGGGACTGCGCAATACCGGTTGA
- the adk gene encoding adenylate kinase, producing the protein MRVILLGAPGAGKGTQARFITEKFGIPQVSTGDMLRAAVKAGTPLGLQVKDIMDSGGLVSDEIIIALISERILEADCAKGFLFDGFPRTIPQAEALEAAGVKIDHVLEIAVDDEEIVQRLSGRRVHPGSGRVYHVQHNPPKVADVDDLTGEPLVQREDDREATIRKRLELYHSQTKPLVDFYQKLGAAQGTPTCSRIEGVGSVDAITAKVLNALS; encoded by the coding sequence ATGCGCGTAATCCTGCTGGGAGCGCCCGGTGCCGGCAAAGGTACTCAGGCCCGGTTCATCACTGAAAAATTTGGCATTCCGCAGGTTTCCACCGGCGACATGCTGCGTGCGGCGGTCAAGGCCGGCACGCCCCTGGGCCTGCAGGTCAAGGACATCATGGACAGCGGCGGCCTGGTCTCCGACGAGATCATCATCGCCCTGATCAGTGAGCGTATCCTGGAGGCCGATTGCGCCAAGGGTTTCCTGTTCGACGGCTTCCCGCGGACCATTCCCCAGGCCGAGGCCCTCGAAGCCGCGGGCGTCAAGATCGACCATGTTCTGGAGATCGCCGTCGATGACGAGGAGATCGTGCAGCGCCTGTCCGGTCGCCGCGTGCACCCGGGCTCGGGCCGCGTCTATCACGTCCAGCACAATCCGCCGAAGGTCGCTGACGTCGACGACCTGACCGGCGAGCCGCTGGTGCAGCGCGAGGACGATCGCGAAGCCACCATTCGCAAGCGCCTGGAGCTCTACCATTCCCAGACCAAGCCGCTGGTGGACTTCTACCAGAAACTCGGCGCCGCCCAAGGCACCCCCACCTGCAGCCGCATCGAAGGCGTGGGCTCGGTGGATGCCATCACCGCCAAGGTGCTGAACGCCCTGAGCTGA
- the tsaB gene encoding tRNA (adenosine(37)-N6)-threonylcarbamoyltransferase complex dimerization subunit type 1 TsaB, giving the protein MSILLALDTATEACSVALHLGDEIIHRYEIAPRLHAQRVLPMVQEVLAEAGMALSQVDAIAFGRGPGAFTGVRIAIGVVQGLAFGLERPVLPVSNLAIIAQRAWRERGVTQVAAAIDARMDEVYWGCYRLVEDAMVLAGAEAVLAPEAIALPDAAAGDWFGAGTGWGYVGRMALPLTEVDATLLPHARDLAVLAASAWQRGEAAAAESEAAQPVYLRDRVATPKTPV; this is encoded by the coding sequence ATGTCCATCCTGCTCGCCCTCGATACCGCCACCGAAGCCTGCTCGGTCGCCTTGCATCTGGGCGACGAGATCATCCACCGCTACGAGATCGCCCCGCGCCTGCATGCCCAGCGGGTCCTGCCCATGGTGCAGGAGGTGCTCGCCGAGGCCGGCATGGCGCTGTCGCAAGTGGACGCCATCGCCTTCGGTCGTGGTCCCGGCGCCTTCACCGGGGTCCGCATCGCCATCGGCGTGGTCCAAGGCCTGGCCTTCGGGCTGGAGCGACCGGTGCTGCCGGTTTCCAATCTGGCGATCATCGCCCAGCGCGCCTGGCGCGAGCGGGGCGTCACCCAGGTGGCTGCTGCCATCGATGCGCGTATGGACGAGGTCTATTGGGGCTGCTATCGCCTGGTAGAAGACGCCATGGTGCTGGCGGGCGCGGAGGCCGTGCTGGCGCCCGAAGCCATCGCCTTGCCCGACGCTGCCGCTGGCGATTGGTTCGGCGCCGGCACCGGTTGGGGTTACGTGGGCCGCATGGCCCTGCCGCTGACCGAGGTGGATGCCACCTTGCTGCCCCATGCCCGCGATCTGGCGGTCCTGGCGGCCAGTGCCTGGCAGCGTGGCGAAGCCGCGGCAGCGGAGTCCGAGGCGGCGCAACCGGTCTATCTGCGTGACCGGGTCGCCACTCCCAAGACGCCGGTCTGA
- a CDS encoding DUF72 domain-containing protein — MLPYFLGCPSWNDNAWRESLYHGLRPAEFLPRYAQVFNAVEGNTTLYAWPSADKIRHWAEVMPAGFRFCAKFPQDISHADDLRVQLSSARTFIELLAPLGERASPLWLQLPRRFGPDRLAELKVFLEALAPRRALAVEVRHLAFFDKGDTERALNRLLLELGVERIGLDSAALFSADPSDPAVRLAQSKKPRVPARALAFSDHPQVRFIGRLELAANDYYLAKWVTRVADWIEAGKVPYVFLHTPDNRQAPELALRFHAQLREQLPGLPELPELSTANTEQLGLL, encoded by the coding sequence ATGCTGCCGTATTTCCTCGGTTGTCCCTCCTGGAACGATAACGCCTGGCGCGAGAGCCTCTACCACGGCCTGCGGCCCGCCGAGTTCCTGCCGCGCTATGCCCAGGTGTTCAACGCCGTAGAGGGCAACACCACCCTCTACGCCTGGCCGTCGGCGGACAAGATCCGTCATTGGGCCGAGGTGATGCCGGCGGGTTTTCGCTTCTGCGCCAAGTTTCCCCAGGACATCAGCCATGCCGATGATCTGCGGGTACAGCTCTCCAGTGCTCGTACCTTCATCGAGCTGCTGGCGCCCCTGGGCGAGCGGGCCAGCCCCCTGTGGCTGCAGTTACCGCGTCGCTTCGGCCCGGATCGGCTGGCTGAGCTCAAGGTATTCCTCGAAGCCCTGGCGCCGCGTCGCGCCCTGGCGGTGGAGGTCCGTCACCTGGCCTTCTTCGACAAGGGCGACACCGAGCGGGCGCTCAATCGCCTGCTCCTGGAACTAGGTGTGGAACGCATCGGCCTGGATTCCGCCGCGCTGTTCAGCGCCGACCCGAGCGATCCGGCGGTACGCCTGGCGCAGTCCAAGAAGCCCCGCGTTCCGGCCCGCGCCCTGGCCTTCAGCGACCATCCCCAGGTGCGCTTCATCGGTCGCCTGGAGCTGGCCGCCAACGACTATTACCTGGCGAAGTGGGTTACCCGGGTCGCTGACTGGATCGAAGCAGGCAAGGTGCCCTACGTCTTCCTGCATACCCCGGACAATCGCCAGGCGCCCGAACTGGCCCTGAGATTCCACGCCCAGTTGCGCGAGCAGCTGCCCGGCTTACCCGAACTGCCCGAGCTGAGTACTGCCAACACCGAGCAACTCGGCCTGCTGTAA
- a CDS encoding extensin-like domain-containing protein has translation MKARHLLGLVILLYGGLHTAFDQGWLRIPPAYNPWAPLDIQAPTNPVTRLKLWRLQADADYCAASLASSALSYHELRGNPGSADCPLERAVRIQRGEGVRLSGSFIASCPLAVSFALFERQALQPAAEAVYGQRVAEVEHYGSFACRNVYGRASGRRSQHASANALDIAGLRLADGRRITVARDWNGDPQAQRFLRQVRDGACRSFNTTLGPEYNAAHRDHFHVDMGGFRVCR, from the coding sequence ATGAAAGCCAGACACCTGCTCGGTCTCGTCATCCTGCTCTATGGCGGCCTGCATACCGCCTTCGACCAGGGCTGGCTGCGCATCCCGCCGGCCTATAACCCCTGGGCGCCGCTGGACATCCAGGCACCGACCAACCCCGTCACCCGACTCAAGCTCTGGCGCCTGCAGGCCGATGCCGACTACTGCGCGGCCTCCCTGGCCAGCTCGGCGCTCAGCTATCACGAATTGCGTGGCAATCCCGGTTCGGCCGATTGCCCGCTGGAGCGCGCGGTGCGCATCCAGCGTGGCGAAGGGGTACGGCTGAGCGGTAGTTTCATCGCCAGTTGCCCGCTGGCAGTGAGCTTCGCGCTGTTCGAGCGGCAGGCGCTGCAACCGGCCGCCGAGGCGGTCTATGGGCAGCGGGTGGCCGAGGTGGAGCACTATGGCAGCTTCGCCTGTCGCAACGTCTATGGCAGGGCCAGTGGGCGGCGCAGCCAGCATGCCAGCGCCAATGCACTCGATATCGCCGGCCTGCGCCTGGCCGACGGCCGCCGGATCACGGTCGCGCGCGACTGGAACGGCGATCCCCAGGCGCAGCGCTTTTTGCGCCAGGTACGCGACGGCGCCTGCCGCTCCTTCAATACCACCTTGGGACCGGAGTACAACGCCGCACACCGCGATCATTTCCACGTCGACATGGGTGGCTTTCGCGTCTGTCGGTAG